A section of the Telopea speciosissima isolate NSW1024214 ecotype Mountain lineage chromosome 3, Tspe_v1, whole genome shotgun sequence genome encodes:
- the LOC122655320 gene encoding uncharacterized protein LOC122655320: MDKLARLYIDNVVRLYGVPISIISDCDSRFTSKFWGGFQKAMGSWDEHISLIEFASNNNYQTTIGMAPFEAQYGKKSRTPLYWDEVGERRILGPELIQVTSKKVDLICERIKAAQSRQKGYADQCRKDLEFTIGDKILAKIKSVGYQLDLTPSLDGVHDVFHVSMLRMYVHDPSHVLSQEPHELIAIMSYKEQPEKILDSKIVNFCNRPIYYVKVKWCNHPEEEASWEVEVEMRAKYPSLGYLQDDGYLASLKVKASSYDDVGATDPETVTKEHGDGCPYDDCAYRP, translated from the exons GACTGTGATTCCAGGTTTACATCTAAGTTCTGGGGTGGATTCCAAAAGGCAATGG gcagctgggatgagcatATCTCACTCATTGAGTTTGCTTCTAACAACAATTACCAAACCACTATTGgtatggcaccgttcgaagctcAGTACGGGAAGAAGAGTCGAACACCTCTATACTGGGATGAGGTGGGTGAACGTCGTATCCTTGGCCCTGAATTGATCCAGGTAACGAGTAAGAAGGTGGATTTGATTTGTGAGCgaatcaaggcagcccaatcTAGACAGAAGGGTTATGCGGATCAATGTCGAAAGGATCTGGAGTTTACTATCGGCGACAAG ATCCTTGCAAAGATCAAGTCGGTGGGTTATCAGCTGGACCTAACTCCATCCTTGGATGGTGTGCATGATGTCTTCCACGTTTCCATGTTGCGGATGTACGTTCACGACCCGAGCCATGTTCTATCTCAGGAACCACATGAGCTCATAGCTATTATGTCCTATAAGGAGCAGCCCGAGAAGATTCTGGATAGTAAGATTGTTAACTTTTGCAACCGACCTATCTactatgtgaaggtgaagtggtgcaatCATCCAGAAGAAGAGGCATCTTGGGAGGTAGAAGTGGAGATGCGGGCGAAGTACCCTTCCCTGGGTTACTTACAAG ATGACGGTTATCTTGCTAGTCTTAAGGTTAAGGCCTCGAGTTATGATGATGTAGGTGCTACGGATCCAGAGACTGTGACTAAGGAGCATGGTGATGGATGCCCTTACGATGACTGTGCCTACAGGCCATAG